TGATCATCAGCTTTATCCTGGTTTCACTGGTAAACCCGCCGCGCTTGCCGTCAGCAGAGGTTGATGCCATGGACTTCGGTATTAGCACCGGTGATATGCAGGCGGATCAGGAACTGTGAGGGTTCAAGAATTTACCCCAATCTGCGCATCGAACAAACGAGTGTGAATATGCTAGACGTACGAAATGCAAACCTGCTTGAAGCTCTACTGGACTCCTGGGACAGGAACAACACCATCCTGATCAACCTGCTCCGCGCCGTCCCAGAGGGTGGACTCGAAGTCCGGGCCATGGAGAGTAGCCCGTCCGTCGGAGAGATGTTGATGCACATCCACTATGTCCGGCTCGTATTCGTCTCCGAAGATGCTCCCGATTTTGCCAAGCCGATGCCCGAGGGAGAGTGGAGGACCGAGCGCGACCGCAACCGCAACCGCATGGTCCAAATGCTGAACGATAGTGCGAAGGTTGTGAGAGACGTGCTAAGGAATAGGGTGGAGACGTGCGGGCAGATGAACCTCCACTATGATCACCCGGTTCTTTTTCTCCAGCACATGATCTGGCATGAGGGTTACCATCACGGTCAGATCAAACTGGCGCTCAAGTTGGCAGGCCACCCTATCAGCGATGACGAAGCTGGGCCAGGTACATGGAGCGTCTGGATGAATAAAAAAGATTGAGTGGGAATACGCGTTGGTCCGCATTAAGTAGAAAGCGATCTTAGCTGACGACAATCGACCACCGGCGCAGGCGTCGTAAGGTCATCTGAATTTGATTGTCCCCGAAGGGAGTTCTTATGGTCACACTAAATGTGAATGGAGTCCGGCACGAAGTACAGGCGCCTGACGATACTCCTCTACTCTACGTTTTGCGCAACGATCTCCATCTGGTCGGTCCGCAGTTCGGTTGCGGACTCGCTCAGTGCGGAGCCTGTGCAGTCCTGATCGACGGAAAAGAGGTGCGTTCCTGTATCACGGCCATTTCGTCCGTTGGCAACCAGGAAATCACGACGCTCGAAGGGCTGCCAGCGCGGTGGGCAAAGCAAAAAGGCCTTTCCGCGGAGGACGCGAAAAATACGCTTCATCCGGTACAGCAGGCCTGGATTGAGGAGCAGACTCCGCAGTGCGGCTTCTGCCAGAACGGGATGATGATCAAGGCGACTGAACTGCTCGAAAGTAATCCCCAGCCGAGCCTGGCGCAAATCAAGGAAGCTTTCACCACTTCCGGGGTGTCGCCTAATCTCTGTCGCTGTGGAACCTACGTTGCGATCATTGAATCCGTGAAGCATGCCGCCGAAATCATGGCGAAGGGGAGGTAAGCGATGACCACCACCAGTGAAAAAGCCGCCCACGAAAAATCGGCAACCGTTTTTGGAGCCACGCTGTCGCGCCGCCAATTTGTGAAAGCTGGTGGAGCGCTGGTGGTTGGGTTCAGCCTGGTTGGTTCGGAGTTTCTAAAAGCCGATACCGCGAACCCTGCCTCGTTGAAGAACTCGCTCGATCCCACCCTGCCCAGTTCGTGGATCGAGATTCATCCCGACAACACGATTCTGATTCGCACCGGGAAGCCCGACTTCGGCCAGGGCACCACCTTTACTGCGTACCGGCAGATTGTGGCGGACGAGCTGAGTGTCCCGTTCGAAGCGATCACGACCGTTGTGCACGGAGACACCGATCGCACGCCAGACGGCAGCGGTGCCTTCGATTTCCTCGGCCATGGAACTCCGAACATCCGCAAGGCGGCTGCGTACACTCATCAGGCACTGCTCGACCTCGCGTCCGAAAAACTCGGTGTTGCGAAGGACAAGCTTTCCGTGAAGGATGGCATCGTCTCCGGAGGCGGGAAGCACATTTCCTACGGCGACCTCGTGAAGAACCAGCAATTGAAGCTCACGATCCCGGTCAAGGGAGAGCTGACCAGCCTGTTTGGATTGGCCGTCCAGGGCGATCCGCCGATGAAGCCGGTCAGCGAGTACACCGTCATTGGCAAATCGTTCAAGAATTCCATCATCAGTTCGAAAGTGGCGGCTAAAGAAACGTGGGCGACCGATGTACGCCTCCCCGGCATGTTGCACGCCCGCGTGATTCATCCCAAGACGTTGGGTTCGACTTTGGTGTCTGCGGGGAAATTGGATAAGGCCAAGTTCCCGAA
This genomic window from Acidobacteriota bacterium contains:
- a CDS encoding damage-inducible protein DinB, translated to MLDVRNANLLEALLDSWDRNNTILINLLRAVPEGGLEVRAMESSPSVGEMLMHIHYVRLVFVSEDAPDFAKPMPEGEWRTERDRNRNRMVQMLNDSAKVVRDVLRNRVETCGQMNLHYDHPVLFLQHMIWHEGYHHGQIKLALKLAGHPISDDEAGPGTWSVWMNKKD
- a CDS encoding (2Fe-2S)-binding protein → MVTLNVNGVRHEVQAPDDTPLLYVLRNDLHLVGPQFGCGLAQCGACAVLIDGKEVRSCITAISSVGNQEITTLEGLPARWAKQKGLSAEDAKNTLHPVQQAWIEEQTPQCGFCQNGMMIKATELLESNPQPSLAQIKEAFTTSGVSPNLCRCGTYVAIIESVKHAAEIMAKGR